A single genomic interval of Camelina sativa cultivar DH55 chromosome 11, Cs, whole genome shotgun sequence harbors:
- the LOC104723110 gene encoding uncharacterized protein LOC104723110 produces MTTSCRTINANAIAAPSPSGMIIFRSGFRDFVPIDKRLVKSSPRGLKLPSRTWSLRSPGRLFSSRVASASAAAAVTSSSTNRFEALEEGIEKVIYSCRFMTFLGTLGSLLGSVLCFIKGCMYVADSFLQYSVNRGKVILLLVEAIDIYLLGTVMLVFGLGLYELFISNLDTSESISHDNASNRSSLFGMFTLKARPQWLEVKSVSELKTKLGHVIVMLLLIGLFDKSRKVAITSVTDLLCISVSIFFSSACLFLLSRLHGSH; encoded by the exons ATGACGACGTCGTGCCGGACCATTAACGCAAATGCAATCGCCGCACCGTCTCCTTCGGGTATGATTATCTTTCGTAGTGGCTTTCGCGATTTTGTCCCGATTGATAAGAGGCTTGTTAAATCAAGCCCTCGTGGATTGAAATTACCGTCGAGGACTTGGAGTTTAAGGTCTCCGGGGAGATTGTTCTCTTCGCGCGTCGCGTCTGCTTCTGCTGCGGCGGCTGTAACATCGAGTTCTACGAATCGTTTTGAAGCTTTAGAAGAAGGGATTGAGAAG GTAATTTATAGTTGTCGATTCATGACGTTTCTTGGAACATTAGGATCGTTGCTGGGATCGGTTCTCTGTTTCATCAAG GGATGTATGTATGTTGCAGACTCGTTTTTGCAGTATTCCGTGAATCGTGGGAAGGTGATATTACTTTTGGTTGAGGCCATAG ATATATATCTCCTAGGAACTGTGATGTTGGTATTTGGACTGGGACTTTACGAGCTGTTCATTAGTAATCTCGACACTTCAGAATCGATTTCACACGATAATGCTTCCAATAGATCGAGTCTCTTTGGCATGTTCACCTTAAAG GCGCGACCTCAATGGTTAGAAGTGAAATCGGTTAGTGAACTGAAAACGAAGTTGGGACATGTAATAGTGATGCTACTGTTGATTGGTTTGTTTGACAAGAGCAGGAAAGTAGCCATAACTTCAGTCACGGATTTGTTATGTATCTCTgtctctatctttttttcttctgcttgTCTCTTCTTGCTCTCTAGGCTCCATGGGTCACATTGA
- the LOC109127269 gene encoding uncharacterized protein LOC109127269, giving the protein MDTPDGSWAAVLATQGTLRTNPFNRSCSLVYARPYPFGQIRSTKPIKKLSEIVSALLTDIKQYRLLIGILQYLTITRLDICFAVAKLAQYSSAPRKFHLQAVHKILRYLKGTIGQSLFYGTNDDFSVRGFTDADWGACPDSQRSVSGFAIFIGQSLVSWRSKKQHMVSLSSAESEYRAMSIATKELIWFTYILKALRVPFTLSIYLYCANTAALHIAGNSVYHERTKHIEFDCHKVREVIEDGIVKTMFVRTDNQLADVLTKALHPAPFQANMRKMGVLNIYSPPS; this is encoded by the exons ATGGACACTCCGGATG GGTCTTGGGCTGCGGTTTTGGCCACACAAGGCACCCTTCGGACGAATCCGTTCAATCGCTCATGTTCGCTCGTGTACGCTCGGCCATACCCGTTCGGCCAAATCCGTTCTACCAAACCTATTAAGAAGCTCTCGGAGATTGTGAGTGCTCTTCTTACGGATATCAAACAATATAGACTTTTGATTGGAATACTCCAGTATTTGACAATTACTCGTCTGGATATATGTTTCGCTGTGGCTAAATTGGCTCAATACTCTTCAGCACCACGAAAGTTTCACCTTCAGGCTGTTCACAAGATCTTGCGTTATCTGAAAGGTACGATTGGTCAAAGTCTCTTTTATGGTACAAATGATGATTTCTCTGTTCGTGGTTTTACTGATGCTGATTGGGGAGCTTGTCCTGACAGTCAAAGATCAGTAAGTGGTTTTGCAATCTTTATTGGTCAGTCTTTGGTTTCGTGGAGATCAAAGAAGCAACATATGGTTTCTTTGAGTTCTGCAGAATCTGAGTATAGAGCTATGAGTATAGCTACGAAGGAACTCATTTGGTTCACCTATATTCTGAAGGCATTAAGAGTTCCTTTTACTCtttctatctatctttattgtgcTAACACCGCTGCTCTGCATATTGCTGGGAATTCGGTGTATCATGAGAGGACGAAACATATCGAGTTCGATTGCCACAAGGTCCGTGAAGTTATTGAAGATGGCATTGTCAAGACAATGTTTGTTCGGACAGATAATCAATTAGCCGATGTACTAACCAAAGCGCTTCATCCAGCTCCTTTCCAGGCTAATATGCGCAAGATGGGAgttctcaacatctactcgcCTCCATCTTGA